Within Sphingobium sp. SCG-1, the genomic segment CAGGGTTCAAATCCCAGATGCTTGGACGGCGGGTCACACTCAACGTCGCCCTCTTCCATAGCAAATACCACAACTTGCAGCAGACCACGTCGATCATTCTTCCGAGCGGTGCATTGCGGCAGGTAGCCGGCAACGTCGGCTCCGCAACATCAAAGGGAGTGGAAGCGAGCTTGAACCTCAAGCTTACTAACGAGTTGAGCCTGAATGGTGATCTTGCTTATCTCTCGGCGCATTACGACAGCTATGCGGTGGCGCCTTGCACCCAGTTGCAGGCTCTGCAAACGCCGGTAGGCTGCACTCAGAACCTATCGGGACGTCCTCAAGCCTTTGCTCCTGAGTGGAGCGGCAACGTCGGTGTGAAATATAGCAGACCCATATCAAATAACTTGCAGATATCCTTGGGAGCTTCCTCTTACTTTACATCGAGATTTTATCAGCAGCCCAACGATGACCCGGAGCTAGTCCAGCCAGGCTATGTCAAGGTTGATGCAAGAATAGCGCTTGCTCGCCAAGACAAGAGTTGGGAATTTGCTATCGTAGCCCGGAACCTCACCGATAAGCTCACCAGCGGCTTTCGCCAAGCTGTAGCGGGCAGTCCGGGAAGCACCATTGTCTTGGCAGACCCTCCAAGATCGATCGGTGCACAACTGAACATTCAATTCTGAGCCTCAACTCCGCCGCGGGCACCGCTCGGCGGCGAAAGCGAGGGGTCGATCGATGATGAGGCCGGGTCCCCGAACCTGGCCTCATTGACCTCGAAGTCAAACCTGAAAACGTGCTTCAATCTGGTCAATGTCGGGTCTGCAAGCGATTAGGGGTTGATCACTACATGCCACTCGCCCCGGCAGCATGCTCAAGCATTTAGAGACACTACCAGACTGACCGCCTCCTCACGCCCGTGGACCCCAAGCTTTCCAAAGATGTTCCGCAAGTGATATTTTACTGTCTCCGGTGACAAAGCGAGAGCGCGGGCAATCTCCTTATTGGAGCCGCGCACAACAGACTCGACGAGAATATCCCGCTCCCGATCTGTCAAAGCTGATATGGCTGGCAGGTCGGTTAGGCCTTCCAGTACCCTCCTTATCGTCGCCCCGAGGTCTGGATCGCCGATAGCTGCAAATGCAGGAATGAGCGCGATGCGGCTATTCACCATGGTATCGATGTACACTTGGGGCAAGGCATTCTGCCTCAGCGCCTGAGTCACATGCTCTACCATTGCTTGCCTATCCGGTGAAGCTTCAGCACGGAGGATGTGTATCGCCGAGGTGACGAGCGGCAGCGTCAGGGGCTGAAGGACGCCCAAGGCGCGATCGGCCAATTCCAAAGCCTTGGTGCGTTCTCCTCGCTGGTTCAACCAAGGGAGCACCGCACGAGCAAGGCGCTCGATCACCATGCCATTGACTGGCTTCGCATCTAGCGCAGCGTCCATCGCAGCTTCCAAGCCGGAGAGGATCTCTAAGTCCGGCATACGCTGAGCTCTAATCACTTGCTCGCAACGGATTGCATCGATTGCCATCCGGCAAGCTTGCAGTTTCGCGCTGCCCTGCAACAACCTTGGCAGTGCGTCATCCTCATTCGCGGCGCCACACTTCGCTTGGAGAGCGCAGTAATGGACGATCATGTCCGGCAGCGCGGTTTTTGGGTCAACATGGATCGCTTCGGTCAAGGCGGCAGCCTCGTCAGTGCGTCCCTGCTCGTAGTAGGTACGAGCGAGCATGATTCTGCAAAACTGCGCGAGTAGCGGTTCGGGTGCACCGAACTCGTCGAGCTTGAGATCGGTCGATCGCTCGAAATAGTCGCGCGCTTCGTCCAGGCGCCCCTCGAGAAAGGCGATCAGGCCGCGCTGGGGATTGATGGATGGCTGGCGGGCGGCCACGCCTATCGCCTCGCAAATCGCCTGATAGTCCTGTAATGACCGTGTCGCCAGCTCGCTGTGGCCGACCCGCACCGCCAGCAGTGTTTGGAAGGAGAGGATCAACGCGCGAGCGCGGGGATTGGCGGTGAAGAATTCCCCGAGTTCGAGAAGCGTCTCCGCCAGAGACTCGAGCACAGGTCCCGTCTCCATGGCCGAGCAAAAGCTTAATCCAGCATCAAGGAGGATATCGAAATACTGGTTCCAATGGCTCGCATCTACGCCAGGGGGCAGCTCCGGCAGAGGCCCCGAACGAATCTGGTCGGAAAGCGCAAATGCCTTCTCCGAATACCCGAGGACGCATGCGACCAGGAAGTCGATGACTTTGATGCCGGGAACATGGCGCTCGAGAGTATCAGGAATCCGCGACAGAATTGATGCCATGCGCGCGACGCCTACATCCATCAGACTCATCTCATTGCCGGCTCGCGCGAATATGCTGGATATGAGCGCAGCGTCTTCTGCCGCAACTGCATGTTCAATGGCGGAGGCCAGCTCTCGCTGCTGTTCGAAATACAGCGCGGCACGGCGATGAAGCGACCGTCGGCGGATCGTGCCTGCCTCGCCGGTGCGCACAGCGAGGAACTGGCGGAACAAGGGGTGAACGTGCAAAATGCGCTGCTCGTCGGACGTGGCCGCCATAATCGGATTGAGATGCTGCAGGGAGCGGATCATGGAGGCGCTATCAGTCCTTCCTAGAACCGCTTCTGCCACATGGGCGTCGATGCGCCCGATGACGGACATGTCGAGCAGGAAGCTGCGTTGGTCTTCATCGAGCGATGCCATCACCTGTTCGGAGAGATAGTCGAAAAGGCCTGCACTATCGCCGCTCGATCGCAGAAGGCCGGGCGCCGCTCCCGGCTGCAGCCCCTGCAAAGCCATGAGTCGTACGGCGAAGGGCCAACCTTCGGTATATGCTTCAATCTCGGCAATGTGCCCGTGCGACGTTTCCGGCAACAGCCCTGCTATTTCCTCGAGAGAGAAGCGCAGCGCGCCGGCGCCGATCGTCAGGGCTTCGCCCGCAACCTCGCGGCGAAGAAACCATGATCGCAGCGGTTGCCGCGATCCGATGATGATCGTGACGTCATTGCCGACACGGTCCAGAAGGCGCTCGATCGCACGCTCGCTCTCCGTAGATGCTGCACGTTCGAAATCGTCCAAGATAAGACAGGCCGCGCCGTTCCATCCGAGCAGGGCGGAGAAACGCTCGGCGTCGGTTGCCTGCTCCGGAAGCGCAATGATGCCCGCAGATTGCGCAGAATGGCTGAGGTTAGCCATCAACTGGGCAGGCGCGGCATCGTCCTCATCGCAAGTCAACCAGCTAACGTGTATCTGACTTCTCTGGAGCGCATGGGCGACTGAGGATAGCAGCGTCGTCTTCCCATAGCCGGCTGGACCACGAACCAAGACGATGCGGGGATGCCGACCCTCGAGGCCGGAATTGAGCCGGTCAAGCACCAGAAGGGAGCGATCGATGTCTCCTCCGCGAAGTGGCGGCGCGGTGAACTTGCGAGGCTGAGTATGTCCTTCAATCATGGCTTATGCCACCTTCAACCAGTACTCACATCATAGGGGCGGAGCGATTGACGATCGCCTTGAGAGCGAAGCTGCTCTGAATATGTGCCACGCCATGGATCCTCGTGATCGAGTCCAGCAGCATTCGATAATGCTCCAGATCGCGCACGACGACCCGGAGGAGATAGTCGGCGCCGCCGGACATGAGAAAGCCGCTCATCACCTCCGGCAATGCAGCGATATTCTCCTCGAACTCCTCCAGCGCTTCCCGCACCTGTCGTTCTAGCGTGACGGAAACGAACACGACCATCGTGCCCTTCAGGCGAGCTTCGTCCAGTTTCGCAGTGTAGCCTTGAATAAAGCCCGTTTCTTCGAGGCGCCGCACCCGCTTCAACGTCGGCGTAAGCGTCAGACCTATCCGATCGGCAAGATCGCTCCACGTGACGCGCCCGTCTTCCGACAGACTGCGAAGGATTTTCAGATCCAGCTTGTCCAGCCCTGTGGGATCTCTTCCGTCGTTCGCCACTCGCACTCCTTATGATTCTCGTGAATTCGCGGCAATGTAGCAAAAAGAACAATTATATGGAAGCTTTTGGGGTCCATTCTGCTCCTAATGGCCGATTTCCGTGGTTCCTTTGGCGACACTTGCCAGATGCGATCGGCTAGAAAGGATAAGAAAGGATTTCTATGAAGCCGGATCGCATCGTCAACCTCGACACTATCTATAATGCGGAGCGCGGGCCCGCTTTCATGACCGGGATCCAAGCGCTGGTCCGGCTGCCCTTGATGCAGAGGCGCCTCGATCGGGCGAATGGCGCAAATACCGCAGGGCTCGTCACCGGCTATCGCGGCTCGCCCCTCGGCGCCTATGACCAGCAGCTCTGGAAGGCGGAGAAATATCTTGATGCGCATGACATCGTCTTTCAGCCCGGGCTCAATGAAGATCTCGCGGCGACCGCCCTCTGGGGCGCGCAGATGCACCGTGCTTTCGGAGAGACCAAAGCCGACGGCGTGTTTGGCATCTGGTACGGCAAGGGCAATGGCGTCGACCGGACAGGCGACGTCTTTCGCAACGCCAATATGCTGGGCACGTCGCCGCTCGGCGGTGTTCTAGCCGTCGGCGGCGACGACCATGCCGCGCAATCCTCGATGTTCCCGCATCAGACGGACGGTATTTTCCAGTCCGTGCACATGCCCGTACTTCAACCCGCCAACGTGTCCGAGATCCTCACACTGGGCATGGCTGGCATCGCTTTGTCACGCTTCGCTGGCGTCTGGGTAGCGATGAAGACCATTGCGGAGGTCGTGGAGAGTGCAGCCTCCCTTGATCTTCCCGATCCTTATCCCACCTTCGTATCGCCTGCCGAATTCATACCTCCGCATGGTCTCAACTGGGACCCGGCTATCCAATGGCCGGCGCAGCGCACGGAATATGAGCGCCGCATGCTCGAGGAGCGCATACCCGCTGCCGTCGGCTGGGCCGTCGCGAACCGGATCGACACGCCGATCTTCGCAAGCAAGGCTCCACGCCTCTGCATCGTGACGGTGGGCAAGGCGCATCAGGACCTCATGCAGGCTCTCCAAAACCTGGGCATCGGCGAGGATGAAGCTGAGGCCCTCGGTCTGTCCATCTACAAGGTCGCGATGAGTTGGCCGCTGGCAACCGAGCCGCTTCTGGCATTCGCGGGCGACGTGGATGAGATCTTCGTGGTCGAGGAGAAAGCGCCGACGGTTGAAAACCAGATCAAGGCAGCGCTCTTCAACCGACCCGGCAAGCGTATCCGCGTAACCGGCAAAAACGATGCGGAAGGTAAATCGCTCTTTCCCATCGTGATGGAATTCTCCCCGCTGATGGTGGCGCAGGCACTCGTGGGCCGTATTGCTATCGACCCCATCGGCATCGCGGCGCGTCTTGAGGTGCTCCAGACTCGGACGGGGATGGGTGAAGTCATTC encodes:
- a CDS encoding Lrp/AsnC family transcriptional regulator → MANDGRDPTGLDKLDLKILRSLSEDGRVTWSDLADRIGLTLTPTLKRVRRLEETGFIQGYTAKLDEARLKGTMVVFVSVTLERQVREALEEFEENIAALPEVMSGFLMSGGADYLLRVVVRDLEHYRMLLDSITRIHGVAHIQSSFALKAIVNRSAPMM
- a CDS encoding LuxR C-terminal-related transcriptional regulator gives rise to the protein MIEGHTQPRKFTAPPLRGGDIDRSLLVLDRLNSGLEGRHPRIVLVRGPAGYGKTTLLSSVAHALQRSQIHVSWLTCDEDDAAPAQLMANLSHSAQSAGIIALPEQATDAERFSALLGWNGAACLILDDFERAASTESERAIERLLDRVGNDVTIIIGSRQPLRSWFLRREVAGEALTIGAGALRFSLEEIAGLLPETSHGHIAEIEAYTEGWPFAVRLMALQGLQPGAAPGLLRSSGDSAGLFDYLSEQVMASLDEDQRSFLLDMSVIGRIDAHVAEAVLGRTDSASMIRSLQHLNPIMAATSDEQRILHVHPLFRQFLAVRTGEAGTIRRRSLHRRAALYFEQQRELASAIEHAVAAEDAALISSIFARAGNEMSLMDVGVARMASILSRIPDTLERHVPGIKVIDFLVACVLGYSEKAFALSDQIRSGPLPELPPGVDASHWNQYFDILLDAGLSFCSAMETGPVLESLAETLLELGEFFTANPRARALILSFQTLLAVRVGHSELATRSLQDYQAICEAIGVAARQPSINPQRGLIAFLEGRLDEARDYFERSTDLKLDEFGAPEPLLAQFCRIMLARTYYEQGRTDEAAALTEAIHVDPKTALPDMIVHYCALQAKCGAANEDDALPRLLQGSAKLQACRMAIDAIRCEQVIRAQRMPDLEILSGLEAAMDAALDAKPVNGMVIERLARAVLPWLNQRGERTKALELADRALGVLQPLTLPLVTSAIHILRAEASPDRQAMVEHVTQALRQNALPQVYIDTMVNSRIALIPAFAAIGDPDLGATIRRVLEGLTDLPAISALTDRERDILVESVVRGSNKEIARALALSPETVKYHLRNIFGKLGVHGREEAVSLVVSLNA